TGCCCATCGTGCTCGCCACCATCCCGCTGTCGGAGCGGGTGCCGGGCGCCGACCGGCTCTTCGACTCGGTCTTCGTACTGGTGGTGATCTTCACGCTGTTGCAGACCGGGACGCTGGGGCCGGTGGCCCGCCGGCTGCGGGTGACCGCGCCGGCCGAGGCGACCGAGATCCGGGTGGAGACGGCGCCGCTGGAGCGGATGGGCGCGGACCTGCTCCAGCTGGAGGTGCCGCCGGGTTCCCGGCTGGCCGGGGTGCACGTCGACGAGTTGCGCCTGCCGCCGGGCGCCTCGGTGACGCTGGTGCTGCGCGACGGGGCGGGCGTCGTGCCCGGCCCGGACTTCCGCCTCAAGACCGGCGACAGCATGTTGATCGTGGCGACGGCCGGGGTGCGCGACGAGACGGAGCGGCGGCTGCGGGCGGTCAGCCGGCGGGGTCGGCTGGCCCGCTGGTTTGGCGAGTACGGCCAGGGTCCCGACGCGTGATCTGCTAGCGTTCCTTTTGCCCCAGTTAGGGATGACTAGGGGCCGAACGTTCGGTGCGTCGGAGCGGCACGTTGTCGTGCGCCTGTACGTTCCGTATTCTTGCGAATCTCCGGAGTGCGCGGCCCCGTCGCCGCGCGCCCCTTTTGTACCTGGGGGCGCCGATGCCGGCGGCCCCTGTCCAGGTGCCGCGGAACGCCGCGGTTCCGCGGCCGAGGGAGCGACGATGGCGAAGCCAGCCGACACCAGGACCGCCGGCCGGAAGCCGGTGGCGAAGGCCACCCGCAGCGCTGCGGAGACCGAGAAGATCCGGGCGGCCCTGGCGGCGCGGCGTGACGAGTTGCGCGCCGAGTACGATCGGACGCTGAGCGAGATCACCGAGCTGCAGCGCGACCGGCTGACCGACTCGGCCGGGGACGACCAGGCCGACACCGGGACCAAGACGTTCGAGCGTGAGCAGGAGATCTCACTCGCCAACAGCATCCTGGAACGGATCACGCAGGTCGAGCGGGCGCTGGAGCGGCTCGACGAGGGTGGCTACGGCTGGTGCGAGCGGTGCGGCAACCCCATTCCGGTGGAGCGGCTCGCCGCCTTCCCGTCGGCCACCCTCTGCGTGACGTGCAAGCAGCTGGAGGAGCGGCGCTGAGGCCCGCTCCCCGGCGGCCATGGGAGGCGGCGCGCGAGCGCCGCCGCGAGCGTCGATGGGGAGCAGATGTCCGAAGCACCGCCCGCCGGTCCCGGCAACGCTGAGCCGGGTGCCGACAGCGCCGAGCCGAGGGCCGGCACGCCCCACCGCCGGGCCGCCGCCATCCTGTTCGGCATCGCGCTCACCGTGCTCGCCGCCGACGCGGCGACCAAGCACCTCGCCCTGGGCGCCCTGGAGGACCGCGAGCCGGTCCGGCTGCTCGGCG
Above is a genomic segment from Micromonospora sp. M71_S20 containing:
- a CDS encoding TraR/DksA C4-type zinc finger protein encodes the protein MAKPADTRTAGRKPVAKATRSAAETEKIRAALAARRDELRAEYDRTLSEITELQRDRLTDSAGDDQADTGTKTFEREQEISLANSILERITQVERALERLDEGGYGWCERCGNPIPVERLAAFPSATLCVTCKQLEERR